Sequence from the Leptospira bourretii genome:
AATTTCCAGGCCTCATCATCAAAACTGGATATTTTCCTGCTTCATTGGTGGGTGGAGATTTTTATGATCTCACAGTTTATGGCAAACATCAGATTTGCGGACTCATTGCGGATGTCACAGGACACGGTGTACCGGCTGCGATAGAAGCGGCTATGTTAAAAATTGCCTATATGCAAACCTTAGCCTTTGCCAATAAACCGGGAAAAGTATTGGAGAGTATAAACGTATCACTCGTTGGTAATTATAAAAACCAATTATTAACAGCAAGTGCCATCTTTATCGACTTAGAACAAAAACAATTAAAAGTAGCAAATGCAGGTCACCCCGCCTTATACAAGTTCAACGAAAGTTCCACTTTCATAGAAGTCATTCGACCCAATGGCAAACTCATTGGATATTCAAAAGAAGTTCAGTATCCAGAAGAAACTTACAAACTAACCTCTGGAGATAAAATTTTACTTTTTACCGATGGAATTTGGGATTTATGGGAAAATGGCGACTCGGGAGAAGAGGAACTACTCCAGTGGTTACTAACAAGAAAAAGTGAGTCAGTGGAATCGTTGTATGGAGGGATTGATGAACACATTCGCCTACGGAACAAAGAAGGTCCCGCAGACGATGATATAACATTTATTCTTTTTGAAATTACTTAAACAAAGTATGCGGACTAAACGTCCGCATAAATCGCCGCATTGAGTAGTCTGGAAATATTGTCCAAATTACGAGAGATATCGCGGTAAAGAAGAGCTGGCATCAAATTGTCTTTTTTCTGATACTTTTTCTTCTTCACCTTAGAATCGTTCTTTTTAATGGAACGAATCATTTGAAAACGATATTCACGACTTTGGTTACGAATCTGCGGATTACCGAGGATATCAAAAGTTTCACTTTGATCCAAGTTCACGAGCAAAATGTCGTAGTGGTGTTTGAGTAAATCCATTTGGTCTTTTACAGAATGACCGAACGTTTTGTCCAGTGACACTTTTTGGCGGTGGGACTTTCTCATTTTCCTTGCAATGGAAGCAAAGTTATCACCCATCTCTTCCACTGCCTTCACTCTTTCCATAATTCCTAAAACATCTTTCGCATAGTTACCAGTGACACCGGTTTCTTGGATTTGGTTTAGGTAGGTCAATACTTCAGTACGGACTTGGTCTAGTTCTTCTTCTTTTTTCAGAACTTGGCCAATTCTTGTGGCATCGTATGGCTGAAGTAAAATTTGTTCAGTCAAACGAAGGAAATCATACGTATCTCGAATGATTTTTTTTGTGAACTCAACCAGTTCCACCATCGCAAGTTCCGTGGTTTTAACACTACCAGCTTGTAACAATCGAATGGAATCTTTGTCTTTTCCCGTTTTTGAAGCAAGTCCATCAACGATGGCACTGACCACTTTGGAGATTGTATTCACAAACCAAATAAGGATTAGCGTATTCGTAATGTTAAACATAGTGTGAAACAAAGAAATATGGAATCTTGTTGATTCTTTATCTGTGAGAGGATCTCCAGGAATCAAATCATCCACAATCCCTGTGAACAGTTTGAAAAAGAGAAGGGCCCAGACCACGCCGAACACATTGAACAAGGTATGCGCTAGTGCTGCTTTTTTGGCGTTTCGATTTCCTGGAATGGCTGCAAGGTTAGCAGTGATTGTCGTTCCAATGTTTTCCCCAAGGATCATACCATAGGCGGCATCAATTGGAATATAACCGGAGAACGCTAAAGTGATAGTAATGGTTGTGGAAGCAGAAGAGGATTGGATAACAATCGTTAATAGTGCACCAATCAATACAAATAACAATATGGTGTTAAATCCCATATTTGTGTATTGTTGTAAAAAGAGAAAACTATCAGGGTCTTTTGCGCTATCAGGAACAGATGTTTTTAAATAATCCAAACCTAAAAACAAAAATCCAAACCCAATGAGGAAACTTCCCCAACCGGATCTACTTTCCTTCCTTGAAAAATTTAAGATCACCCCTGCCGCAACTGCTGGCAATGCGAACGATGCAATATTGAACTTAAATCCTAAAAAAGAGACAATCCATGCAGTGATGGTGGTTCCTATATTGGCCCCCATGATCACACCGATGGCTTGAGCGAGAGAAATTAAACCAGCATTTACAAATCCAACCACAAGAACGGTGGTTGCCGAGCTGGATTGTATTGTAGATGTAATAAATAGTCCGCTGAATACAGCAGAAACTCTGTTTCTCGTCATAGACGAAAGAAAGGAACGAAGCCGATCTCCCGCCACACGTTGTAAGGACTCACTTAGTAATTTCATCCCGTAGATGAAAATCCCGAGTCCACCTAAAACTTGAATAAGTAGTGACCAATTCATAGATGTAATATTTCCAAGGTTCAATTTCTTTGATTACAATTTGGTACCAACCTTTTATTCGGTTGCAGTATTTTTTTCCATTGGTAGAATGTAATGAATATGTCAAAAACCATCAGCAAAGGAATGGTTGTAGGATTTTCCTATCACCTAAAGAACGCCCAGGGAGAAACTCTGGACCAATCAGACGAACCACTATTATACCTCCACGGCTGGCAAAACATCATCCCCGGTTTGGAAAAAGAACTAGAAGGATTAGTGAACGGAGATTCTAAAAATGTAACTGTACCACCTGAAGATGGTTATGGGACATATAACGAAGCTCTTATCTTTCAAGTTCCTAAAACGGAACTCCCACCGGAAGCAGAGTTGGAAGTGGGAATGGAGTTTCAAACGGACACACCTGAAGGTAGAATGGTTCTATACTTACAAGAAGTTCGTGACGCAGATGTCATTCTGAACGGCAATCACCCGTTAGCTGGAGAAACCCTCCACTTTGCTGTCACAATCAAATCCATTCGCGAGGCAACGGAAGAAGAATTACAACACGGTCACGTGCACGGTCCTGGCGGACACCACCACCACTAGAAATCTCTTTTTTCGCAATTTTCTCTCTGAGTCTTCTTTCAGATTGCTTTTTTTAGAAAGGGTAATTACACTGACAGAAGATTCAGAGTATTGTTGATTTTCACCGCCGAAGTAGTCCTTTCAAGCTTGCACGCTGGTAGCTTTCCCAAGTTTTTCCCTGCATTTTTCTGGAGTTCTTACCAAAAATCCCGTCCAGGGTTCCCGACGATTGTAAATCTAGAATTCCCGAGTCAACTTTAACAAACAGGACAAAAAACTATGTCAGTAAACATTTACGTTGGCAACCTCTCTTACGATATGACTGAAGGTAAACTCAGTGAGCTTTTCGGAGCACACGGAGCAGTAACTTCTGCAAAAATCATCACTGACCAGTATTCTGGCCGTTCTAAAGGTTTCGGATTCATCGAAATGAAAGATGGAAAAGAAGCTGATAACGCAATCAAAGAACTTAACGGAAAGAACATTCTTAACCGTGAGATGAAAGTAAACATCGCAAAACCTAAAACAAACAACTGGAGATAATCCAAGTTTGTTAAAAGGCCGTCGCTTAACTTAATGTTATGCGACGGTTTTTTTTGCCCACTTAGTTTTTGAAATTTTACCTTCCCAACAAACTTAATCTAGAAATTAGATAAATCGAACTTACTTTTCTCTCCCCTACAAAACCACCTGATACTTCGCTTTCATCTTCTCAATTTGTTCTTCTGGAATTTGGTGCACATTTTTTCCATCGTGCCTGTTCTCCACAGTTACAACATAAAGTTTATATCCAAATTCTTTCGCTAAATGTATGTAAGGTGAAAGTTCCCAATCTAAAGTAAATGTATTGTCCACGATGACAAAAGGGATTTCCCGTTCGAGGGCTTGTTTGGTTTTGGTTTCACACTCTTTGTAAGCTAAATGGTTTTTTTGATAGTCAAAATGATATTCACCGGCTTCATCTTCAAAATAGGAATCAATGGAAAAGATAGGTGCCCCATTCGTAAAGGAAATGGCCTTAGCTAAACTTGATTTTCCGGAACCGGGAATTCCTCTTAAAGCAAGTAGTGTTTTGGCTGTCTCACTTGAGGTATGATTTGTTTCAGAGTTTGACAAATTTTGGGGTTCCATTCACCAAAACCTAGTTCTTTTTCCTCACCTGGAAAGAGAAAAATCTAGCCTAGAATGATTCTATCTGAAAGAATAGAGCAGAAACAAGGAGACTTTTGTGTCATACGAAGCGTATAAACTCATCCATATTTTCGGAATGTATCTTTTATTTTTATCCCTCGGCGGAATCACTCTCTACACCATCAATGGGGGGAAAAAATCGGAAAACAAATTCAAAGTAGCGGCAGCCATTTTTCATGGTGTAGGACTTTTGCTCCTTCTCGTCGCTGGATTTGGACTGATGAAGTTCCGAGGAATTTCTCATTCCGCACTTCCAGTTTGGGTGATTTTAAAAATCGTCATCTGGCTTGCGTTTGGTGGACTTTTGGCAATGGCATCTAAAAAAGAAAAATTTGCCAAAATCCTTTGGTTTGTATTTCCTCTTTTGGGACTCGCGGCAGCTTACTTAGCTTTCTACCAACCATTTTAGTTTTTTGATGATTGATTCCTCCCGTTGTTTTTGATACGGGAGGTTTGATTTTTTACTCCCACCTTTTTCTTTTTCGATTCTCAAAACAAACTCCGTCTACATAAAGAACAGAATTTATCTAAATGAATTTGTGAGGGCATATGAAAACAAGAATCGAAACCGACTCTATGGGTGAAATTGCTGTAGAAAACACTCGTTATTGGGGTGCACAAACCGAACGTTCCCTCCACCACTTCCATATCGGTAATGATCGATTTCCGAGAGAAATGATTCGAGCTCTTGGAATTTTAAAAAAGTGCGCTGCACTCACAAATAAAGAGTTAGGCATCTTATCTCCGGAAAAATCAGAACTTATCGTAAAGGCAGCAGAAGAAGTCATTGCCGGAACTTTGGATGACCACTTCCCTCTTGCCATATGGCAAACCGGATCAGGTACACAAACCAATATGAATGTGAACGAAGTCATATCAAATCGTGCCATCGAATTGGCAGGTGGAGTTATGGGTTCTAAAAATCCCATCCATCCCAATGACGATGTGAACAAAGCACAAAGTTCCAATGACACCTTTCCTACAGCCATGCACATTGCTTGTATCGAACAATTGGTTCACAAACTCATTCCCGCCTTACAAACGCTTCACGATACTTTCGAAAAAAAATCAAAAGAGTTTGAAAGTATCATTAAAATTGGAAGAACCCATTTGCAAGACGCCACACCTCTCACACTGGGTCAGGAATTTTCTGGATATGTACAACAACTCTCGTATTCCATAGACAGAGTCAAACGGGCCTTACCTTCTGTTTATCGTTTGGCACTTGGCGGAACGGCTGTGGGAACAGGACTCAACACACATGCCGAGTTTGCAGTAAAAGCTGCGGAAGCGATTGCCAAAGAAACAGGACTACCTTTTGTCAGTGCGGAAAACAAATTTGAGGCTCTCGCCGCACATGATTCGTTAGTCGAAGTCAGTGGTGTTTTAAAAACCATCGCTTGTTCCCTCATGAAAATCGCAAACGATATCCGTTGGTTGGCTTCGGGCCCACGTTCCGGGATTGGAGAAATCTCCATTCCCGAAAATGAACCTGGCTCTTCGATTATGCCGGGAAAAGTCAATCCTACACAATCCGAAGCCATGACCATGGTGGCCGCTCAGGTCATCGGAAATGATGTGGCAGTGAATCTAGGAGGATCTTCCGGTAATTTTGAACTGAATGTATTCAAACCTCTGATTATCTTTAATGTTTTAAATTCCATACGCCTGTTAGCGGATGCAACTTTATCTTTTGAAGAACATTGCGCACGAGGAATAGAACCAAACCGAGAAACGATCGAACAAAATTTAAATCGTTCGTTAATGCTTGTGACAGCACTAAACCCTTATATTGGATATGACAAAGCAGCGAAAATTGCGAAAACAGCTCACAAAGAAAACTCAACACTAAAAGAAGCGGGAATCAAATTAGGAATCCTCACTGCTGAGCAGTTTGACGAATGGGTGAAACCGGAAGAGATGATTTGAAATAATGTAAAAACAATTAGAGATTCATCATAACAAAAAAAAAAATTCTTAAACCAAAATGAAAATCCTTTTATTTTTTGGCTTAAATGGAATTCGTTTTCACAACATTCCGAATCTTATCCCAATAGTTTTGGCGCCAACCTTCCTCTATATCAGGGATAAGTTCCTTCGGAACGCCGCGGTGCGTGAGTACAACTTCAGTTCCACCTTCAGAAGTTTCTTTGAAGGTAAAAGTAGCCATCGAATAAATTCCCTCAGGAAAATCGGTTCTTCTCCATGCTTGGACAATACGTTTCGAAGGTGCAAGATCGACGATGATTCCGGAAATTTTTCCAGACATAGTGAAAAACGTACCACCGATGTGTTTGCTGATCGTGGCAGTTTCCCCAGTGAGTGAAGTGACTTTCTTCGAGTCAGCGATGCATTGGTAAATTGTCATAGGTGAGGCTTTAAATTTCACTTTCTGTTTAATTGTTTTACACATATAAGTTTACCTTATCTGAATTTTAATTACCAAACCAATATCATTCTGAATCTATTGACTCTTCTGATTCCACCTGTTCTTCCGCTTCTTCTTTAAGGTTACAATTGATAAATGGATCTAATTCATCTTCGATAATGATTTCGTCGATTACTCTTTGTAATTCACCAACAAAGTCGACTCTCCGCATTTCACAGACATATTTTTTATCATCACTTGTCCTAAGATTAAAGTAAACTGCTTCTTGTGGCATTCCAAAACTAGACTCACCCATTTGATAAGTAGCAGTGCAATCAACGTCACCAACTTTACATTCCGTGACGAGAAATCCTTTACCAAAAATTTTAAATTCTGCTTTTAAATCATTATCTTTGACATAGAACACATAGGGGCTTACTAGTTCTTGAAGACTCTTTTTATAATAACGAATATCATATTCATCATCGCTTAAGGAATTGCGGTTCACCCAACCTACTTGATCATTATATTTGACTTTTACATATCCTACATTTTCAGTTAAAGGATTCGTATTTTCCATTACATCGAAAACAATATTTTTTGGAATGGTGGTGATGATTGAAGCGTTGGGAGTAAAGTCAGTATAAAGTGGAACTGAATTGTTGCCAAGTGTACGTAAACTTTTACTGATATCTAAATCAAATCGGCTCACCAATATTTCTTTTCCTTTCCAAAAGGCTTTATAATGATAAACGTTTTTATCAATTTTGACTTCTATGAATTTTCCATATTTATCTGTAGGTAAAACAACTTTATCCAAAGGAACAGGAGGGTTCACTTTGATGAATGATAAATCTAAGTCAAGACCAGGTATAATTGCACTTGGAGAAATAAAAGTAGTCAAACATGTGAAATTCTTAGGACAATCGGAAGGTTCTTTCTTTCTAGAAAGATCTGTACCGTTCAATAGAAACAGTGAAAATAATAAAATTACAAATTTTTGGAATAAACAAATACGATTGGATACTTTCATTTTAATACTTTTCCATTTTAAAAAACTAACGTTACAAATGATTCGATGCTTTAACGCATCAAAACGATGTTAACGCAAATCTTTCCTTTTGGAAAGTCAGATTTTATCATGATTGCAACAATAAATAGGCAAAAGAGAAGGAAGGGTTTTGTTGGTATCATCATCTTCAGTATCCCGAGTGGAAATGACAAACAATGCCCTTTGTTTGCCACTTCCCTAGAATGTGAAAAGAAAAAACCTAATTCAACATTTGGAAAAAATCATTTCCTTTATCATCCACTACGATGAAGGCAGGAAAGTTTTCCACATCAATGGACCAAACTGCTTCCATACCTAACTCTGGAAAGTCGAGGACTTCTACCTTTTTGATATTTTCTTTGGCAAGAAGGGCCGCCGGGCCACCGATGGATCCGAGATAAAACCCACCATTTTTTTTGCAACTATCAGTGACCACCTTGGAACGATTTCCCTTAGCAAGAGAAATCATCGAATAACCTTTTTCTTGGAAAAGAGGAACATAACTATCCATACGACCTGCAGTGGTTGGGCCAAAAGAACCAGATGGCATTCCTTCTGGAGTTTTGGCAGGACCTGCATAATACACTGGATGGTTTTTGAAATATTCGGGAAGTGGTTCACCCTTATCCAATTTTTCCTTTAACTTTGCATGAGCAATGTCACGAGCCACAACGAGACGGCCCGACAACATAACACGTGTTTTGACAGGATATTTAGTAAGAACCTTTAGAATTTCAGGCATTGGTTGGTTGAGATTGATATGTACGGATTCTGTATTTGCATCCACATCATCAATCGTTGGTAAAAACTTAGATGGATCATATTCTAGTTTTTCTAAATAGATTCCGTCTTTTGTAATTTTTCCTTTGATGTTCCGATCGGCACTACAACTCACGCCAAGTCCCACTGGACAAGAAGCACCGTGGCGAGGAAGTCGAATGACTTTAAAGTCATGGGCCAAATACTTTCCACCAAACTGAGCTCCAATCCCTGATTTTTGAGCTGCCAGTAACATTTTTTCTTCCAGTTCTATATCGCGGAAGGCAGATCCAAATTTGTCTCCTTTGGTTGGCAAATGATCCAAATATCCAGCTGACGCCAGTTTTACGGTCTTTAAATTGGCTTCTGCTGACGTTCCTCCAATCACCACGGCGATATGGTAAGGAGGGCAAGCTGCTGTACCCAAGTTGGATACTTTGTCTGCTATGAATTTTTCGAGAGAAGCAGGATTGAGAAGTGCTTTTGTTTCTTGGAAAAGATACGTTTTGTTCGCAGACCCACCCCCTTTTGCCAAAAATAGAAAACTATATTTATCGCCAGGTGTGGAATAAATATCGATCTGAGCAGGTAAATTGGAACCGGAATTGACCTCATCATACATTGTGAGAGGAACCACTTGTGAATATCGTAAGTTTCTATTTACATAGGTATTGTAGATTCCACGAGAAAGGGCTTCTGCATCATCGCCACCGGTGATCACATATTCGCCTTTTTTTGCCATGACAATCCCGGTTCCTGTATCTTGGCAGGAGGGAAGTTGTTTGTCTGCGGCAATCACAGCATTTTTAAGGAGAGCCATTGCCACAAAACGATCGTTTGGTGTTGCTTCCGGATCGTCTAAAATTTTACGAACTTTTTCCAAGTGTTTTGTTCTTAGATAAAAAGATACATCTTCCATTGCCTTTTCCGCAAGGAAGGTAAGTCCTTCCGGTTCCACTTTTAGAATTTCTTTATCCCCAAAGGGGACAGTGCTTACAAAATCTTTTGTGAGTAATTTGTATTCGGTGGTGTCTTCTTTTAAAGGGAAAGGATCGGCGTAAAAAAACTCTGGCATGGAAACCTCTATTTATAACTTCTAATTTCGCGGGATTCCTCGTTTCGTAAATGAATTTTTACAAGGACTGTTAGAAACACCAAGGAGAAAGAGGAAAACAGGAAGGAAAAAATCGTTTCCATTTTTTAAAATCAGTCTATAACAGAAAAAATGAAACAGAACCTAATTTATCTAATCCTTGTTTCTGTCTCTTCGATGATTTTTGCGGAGGGCCGGGAAATGGAAACTCCTACCCCCGAAGGAAAAAACAAAAAATCAGAATGGAGTTTGCTCTTAAAAAGACAGACCTACCACTACCTTCCTTACGAATACAGCTCTCTTACGGATAAAAATGAATCCATTGTCCCCACTCGTTCCAGTTCCGCTTTGAAAGAAAATGGAAAGGTTCTCATTCCCTTTGTATTCAGTTATGAAAACTTAGAGAAAGGATTCAAAGTGGATCTTTCTTATTTTGAAATTGAAATCGTAAATGCAAACACTCTACTTTACCAACAGTCGGCCCAAGGGGGAAATGTATCCCGGTTTTATCTTTCTCCGACAGCTCGTTCTGAGTTTGAGCTGAACCTTTACCAAACATTTTTACTTAACAAAGATTGGAAATTGTATCTGGGAGGTGGGGTTCGCAATATCAACAGGTATCTTTATGGAAACTATTTAGGCCAAGGAACCTTCAAAGAATATTTTTTTACGTATGGCCCACAAGTCTCAGCCCAAACGATCTACCAACTCACCCAAGAATTGGCACTCCACCTAACAATAGATGTATTCTACACACAAGGCACTCGGTTTTTCAAACAACCCAACTTAATGGAGGACCGGTTACAATATTCCCTATCCACTGCCGGTACGGAAGGAATCTTTCGTGGTTATGAATGGGATGGATCGTTTTCCTATTCCTTTCATCCTAATATGAAATTTTTTGTGGGTTATAATATGATTGTTTCTAAGTTCTCCTATTTGCATTATAATGAAATTCAATTTAGCCGTAACACTGCAAATTTAGGTTCACAGAATCCTTCCGTGACAGACAATTGGGAATGGAACCTGCCTAAAAAATCAGAAAACTTTGATCGTTTGCGTGGAATTTATTTGGGAATGATGGTTAGTTTTTAAGAAATCTTTTTTGGAACTAGGATGGATTCACATGGTTCATTGTTGTCTAAAATAGGATGGAAACAAATGTTTTTGACCAACTCGCAAAAGAGTATGATACAAACGAAAGAATAGAATTAGCAAAAATCATTTCCAGTGCCGTGGAGGCAGAATGCCAGGAGAGCCAATCAAAAACTTTATTTGATTATGGTTGTGGCACGGGTCTTGTCGGCCTCACCTTAACATCTTTAGTGGAACATATACTTCTGATTGATGCATCAGAACCCATGTTAGACATTGTCCGAGAAAAAATCAAAAGAACCAACATACACAATGCAGAGGTAATCCACTCCAACTTTCTGCAAAATTCAAAAACAAAAAAAGCAGATATTTTGCTGGTTTCGTTGGTTCTATTGCATATCCCCGATACAAAAAAGATTTTAAAGTTTTTTTATGAAATCCTAAATCCCCAAGGGAGGATCATCCTTATTGATTTTGATAAAAATGAAAAGATTTACCATCCCAAAGTGCATAACGGATTTACCGATTTAGAAATTAAGTCCCTACTCTCTGAAGTTGGGTTTCATAATATAAAGAAGAATACATTTTATCATGGAAAAAATATTTTTATGAAGGAAGATGCTTCGCTATTTTTGGCAACAGGGATCAAATGATCCATGTCCAACTCCAGTGAATCCTCATCACATTGAAAATCTAGGCTAGTTTGTCATTGTATTCTGAAGCATCTAGAAACCTAATTCCTTTCTTGACAACTTCACCATAACAGGTGATTTGTGAAGAATTCAAACTATTTCTGAAATCGAATCAATCTGATGAAGTTTTCTCAATTAGTCCAAGGAAAAAATGAAACGAATTTGTGTTGTCGCCATCTTATTCAGTCTACTTTTTTTATTCCAATGTCGTGTGCGTATCACAACAAACAATAACTGTGAAGAAAAAAAGAGAAATTTACAGGTGTGCCTTCTGATTGCTCTAAACTCTAGAGATGCAGACAAAATTCCTCTGACCTTATCTTGCCAAGAGCTCTACCAACCTGGGTTTGGATGTGATTAAATTCCAAAAGAATTACAATTGATGAGAACGACAAACAAACAGAATCAAATTTGCCGTTTAGTTTTTTTTTATGTTTTTTTCATAAATTTGAATCCAATCCTTAGGACTCATCTTCGACACCAGTTCTCCAATCAATTTCCAAGGAATATCATTTAAGTTTTTAAAACGGATACAACTTTTTCCCATATCCAGTTTGGTTTTACAATGTTTGGGATATTCGGTTTGGAACCATTTGAGTAATTTTAGATCGGCGTAAATTCCCATATGATAGAGAGCAAGCCCATTCTTTTGGGAAGCAATATGGAGAAAAGGAAGAGCCAGTTCCGGTGTTACATGGTATCCTGCAGGATATGTTTTTTTAGGTATTACATAACCAATCATTTTGTATTGGATGGTTTCTTCAAAACCCTTAGGAAGATTTTTTTTGACGGTGTTTCGAAGTTTGAGGAAGGCTTCTTTTCGATCTTCTGGTAAGGATTGGATGTATTCGAGAGCGGTGTTTGGCATGATAGATCCTAGATTTCCGGTAAGCAGTTTGTCATCGTAAAGAAATTGTTTCAATCAAAATATCCGAACCAAATGGATCATCTTACACTTGTTTTAATAATCATATGGAATCGTAATTTCCAAAAAGAGAATCATTTTTGGTGTTAGCTCCCACCCCCTGCGCCAGCGATTGCAGAGGAAATCCT
This genomic interval carries:
- a CDS encoding SRPBCC domain-containing protein, coding for MKFKASPMTIYQCIADSKKVTSLTGETATISKHIGGTFFTMSGKISGIIVDLAPSKRIVQAWRRTDFPEGIYSMATFTFKETSEGGTEVVLTHRGVPKELIPDIEEGWRQNYWDKIRNVVKTNSI
- a CDS encoding DUF1801 domain-containing protein, giving the protein MKQFLYDDKLLTGNLGSIMPNTALEYIQSLPEDRKEAFLKLRNTVKKNLPKGFEETIQYKMIGYVIPKKTYPAGYHVTPELALPFLHIASQKNGLALYHMGIYADLKLLKWFQTEYPKHCKTKLDMGKSCIRFKNLNDIPWKLIGELVSKMSPKDWIQIYEKNIKKN
- a CDS encoding Na/Pi cotransporter family protein; the encoded protein is MNWSLLIQVLGGLGIFIYGMKLLSESLQRVAGDRLRSFLSSMTRNRVSAVFSGLFITSTIQSSSATTVLVVGFVNAGLISLAQAIGVIMGANIGTTITAWIVSFLGFKFNIASFALPAVAAGVILNFSRKESRSGWGSFLIGFGFLFLGLDYLKTSVPDSAKDPDSFLFLQQYTNMGFNTILLFVLIGALLTIVIQSSSASTTITITLAFSGYIPIDAAYGMILGENIGTTITANLAAIPGNRNAKKAALAHTLFNVFGVVWALLFFKLFTGIVDDLIPGDPLTDKESTRFHISLFHTMFNITNTLILIWFVNTISKVVSAIVDGLASKTGKDKDSIRLLQAGSVKTTELAMVELVEFTKKIIRDTYDFLRLTEQILLQPYDATRIGQVLKKEEELDQVRTEVLTYLNQIQETGVTGNYAKDVLGIMERVKAVEEMGDNFASIARKMRKSHRQKVSLDKTFGHSVKDQMDLLKHHYDILLVNLDQSETFDILGNPQIRNQSREYRFQMIRSIKKNDSKVKKKKYQKKDNLMPALLYRDISRNLDNISRLLNAAIYADV
- a CDS encoding RNA recognition motif domain-containing protein codes for the protein MSVNIYVGNLSYDMTEGKLSELFGAHGAVTSAKIITDQYSGRSKGFGFIEMKDGKEADNAIKELNGKNILNREMKVNIAKPKTNNWR
- a CDS encoding fumarate hydratase yields the protein MPEFFYADPFPLKEDTTEYKLLTKDFVSTVPFGDKEILKVEPEGLTFLAEKAMEDVSFYLRTKHLEKVRKILDDPEATPNDRFVAMALLKNAVIAADKQLPSCQDTGTGIVMAKKGEYVITGGDDAEALSRGIYNTYVNRNLRYSQVVPLTMYDEVNSGSNLPAQIDIYSTPGDKYSFLFLAKGGGSANKTYLFQETKALLNPASLEKFIADKVSNLGTAACPPYHIAVVIGGTSAEANLKTVKLASAGYLDHLPTKGDKFGSAFRDIELEEKMLLAAQKSGIGAQFGGKYLAHDFKVIRLPRHGASCPVGLGVSCSADRNIKGKITKDGIYLEKLEYDPSKFLPTIDDVDANTESVHINLNQPMPEILKVLTKYPVKTRVMLSGRLVVARDIAHAKLKEKLDKGEPLPEYFKNHPVYYAGPAKTPEGMPSGSFGPTTAGRMDSYVPLFQEKGYSMISLAKGNRSKVVTDSCKKNGGFYLGSIGGPAALLAKENIKKVEVLDFPELGMEAVWSIDVENFPAFIVVDDKGNDFFQMLN
- a CDS encoding LA_2444/LA_4059 family outer membrane protein is translated as MKQNLIYLILVSVSSMIFAEGREMETPTPEGKNKKSEWSLLLKRQTYHYLPYEYSSLTDKNESIVPTRSSSALKENGKVLIPFVFSYENLEKGFKVDLSYFEIEIVNANTLLYQQSAQGGNVSRFYLSPTARSEFELNLYQTFLLNKDWKLYLGGGVRNINRYLYGNYLGQGTFKEYFFTYGPQVSAQTIYQLTQELALHLTIDVFYTQGTRFFKQPNLMEDRLQYSLSTAGTEGIFRGYEWDGSFSYSFHPNMKFFVGYNMIVSKFSYLHYNEIQFSRNTANLGSQNPSVTDNWEWNLPKKSENFDRLRGIYLGMMVSF
- a CDS encoding AAA family ATPase yields the protein MEPQNLSNSETNHTSSETAKTLLALRGIPGSGKSSLAKAISFTNGAPIFSIDSYFEDEAGEYHFDYQKNHLAYKECETKTKQALEREIPFVIVDNTFTLDWELSPYIHLAKEFGYKLYVVTVENRHDGKNVHQIPEEQIEKMKAKYQVVL
- a CDS encoding class I SAM-dependent methyltransferase; translated protein: METNVFDQLAKEYDTNERIELAKIISSAVEAECQESQSKTLFDYGCGTGLVGLTLTSLVEHILLIDASEPMLDIVREKIKRTNIHNAEVIHSNFLQNSKTKKADILLVSLVLLHIPDTKKILKFFYEILNPQGRIILIDFDKNEKIYHPKVHNGFTDLEIKSLLSEVGFHNIKKNTFYHGKNIFMKEDASLFLATGIK
- the fumC gene encoding class II fumarate hydratase gives rise to the protein MKTRIETDSMGEIAVENTRYWGAQTERSLHHFHIGNDRFPREMIRALGILKKCAALTNKELGILSPEKSELIVKAAEEVIAGTLDDHFPLAIWQTGSGTQTNMNVNEVISNRAIELAGGVMGSKNPIHPNDDVNKAQSSNDTFPTAMHIACIEQLVHKLIPALQTLHDTFEKKSKEFESIIKIGRTHLQDATPLTLGQEFSGYVQQLSYSIDRVKRALPSVYRLALGGTAVGTGLNTHAEFAVKAAEAIAKETGLPFVSAENKFEALAAHDSLVEVSGVLKTIACSLMKIANDIRWLASGPRSGIGEISIPENEPGSSIMPGKVNPTQSEAMTMVAAQVIGNDVAVNLGGSSGNFELNVFKPLIIFNVLNSIRLLADATLSFEEHCARGIEPNRETIEQNLNRSLMLVTALNPYIGYDKAAKIAKTAHKENSTLKEAGIKLGILTAEQFDEWVKPEEMI
- a CDS encoding FKBP-type peptidyl-prolyl cis-trans isomerase, which gives rise to MNMSKTISKGMVVGFSYHLKNAQGETLDQSDEPLLYLHGWQNIIPGLEKELEGLVNGDSKNVTVPPEDGYGTYNEALIFQVPKTELPPEAELEVGMEFQTDTPEGRMVLYLQEVRDADVILNGNHPLAGETLHFAVTIKSIREATEEELQHGHVHGPGGHHHH